From the Amblyraja radiata isolate CabotCenter1 chromosome 14, sAmbRad1.1.pri, whole genome shotgun sequence genome, one window contains:
- the kcnj15 gene encoding ATP-sensitive inward rectifier potassium channel 15 isoform X1: MKLQTIFHRSSGSSSLIRLFRVFSAFHSNVCSYLAGMFTRSLLFKMENSENVSMISHSIRRRVVSKNGHNNVKIDQVDGWAFLYLQDLWTTVIDMKWRYKLTLFTATFVMTWFLFGILWYAIAFVHGDLELLHPPANHTPCVVNIETLTGAFLFSLESQTTIGYGFRCITEECPFAIILLITQLVITTLAEIFVTGTFLAKIARPKKRSETIRFSYHAAVAIRDNKLCLMLRVANMRKSLLLQCQLTGKFLHNHITEEGEIIKLRQEHVDFQVDTGSVSPFLIFPLTFYHSIDEKSPLNRYTSANLRNKDFELVVILNATVESTGAACQIRTSYVPEEILWGYEFMPLMSLSPDGKYLVDFSFFDKLRKSSNPYFASNVLGYGDIDKLKLEEQYREDEQNNLISRIQTVHSNV, encoded by the exons ATGAAGTTACAAACAATCTTTCATCGATCTTCTGGATCAAGTTCACTTATTCGTCTCTTCCGAGTATTTTCTGCTTTCCACTCCAATGTATGTTCTTACTTGGCAGGAATGTTTACACG ATCATTGCTTTTCAAGATGGAGAACTCCGAGAACGTTAGCATGATTTCCCACAGCATAAGACGACGCGTCGTGTCGAAGAATGGCCACAACAACGTGAAGATTGACCAAGTAGACGGCTGGGCCTTCCTCTACCTCCAAGATCTCTGGACCACCGTCATCGACATGAAATGGCGCTACAAACTAACCCTCTTCACCGCCACGTTTGTGATGACCTGGTTTCTTTTTGGGATCCTGTGGTACGCCATTGCGTTCGTTCACGGGGACTTGGAGTTACTCCACCCACCGGCCAACCACACGCCGTGCGTCGTCAACATCGAGACCTTAACGGGAGCGTTCCTGTTTTCCCTCGAGTCCCAGACGACCATCGGCTACGGCTTCCGCTGCATTACGGAGGAGTGCCCGTTCGCCATCATCCTGCTGATCACTCAGCTGGTCATCACCACGCTGGCGGAGATCTTCGTCACGGGCACCTTCCTGGCCAAGATCGCCAGGCCGAAAAAGCGCTCGGAGACCATCAGGTTCAGCTACCACGCCGCCGTCGCCATACGGGACAACAAGCTGTGCCTCATGCTGCGTGTGGCCAACATGAGGAAGAGCCTTCTCCTCCAGTGCCAGCTCACTGGGAAATTCCTACACAACCACATCACAGAGGAAGGGGAGATCATTAAACTCAGGCAGGAACACGTGGACTTTCAAGTGGACACCGGCTCCGTGAGTCCATTCCTCATTTTCCCCTTGACTTTTTATCACAGCATTGACGAGAAAAGCCCCCTGAACAGGTATACATCAGCTAATCTGAGGAATAAGGACTTTGAGTTGGTCGTCATCTTAAATGCTACGGTGGAGTCCACTGGTGCCGCTTGCCAGATCAGAACCTCTTACGTGCCCGAGGAGATACTCTGGGGCTACGAGTTCATGCCTCTCATGTCACTGTCACCTGATGGGAAATACCTGGTGGACTTCAGTTTCTTCGATAAGCTCAGGAAGAGCTCCAATCCTTACTTTGCCTCCAATGTCCTTGGGTACGGGGACATTGACAAGCTAAAGCTTGAAGAGCAGTACCGAGAGGATGAACAGAACAACCTGATCAGTCGAATCCAAACAGTTCATAGCAATGTCTAA
- the kcnj15 gene encoding ATP-sensitive inward rectifier potassium channel 15 isoform X2, translating to MENSENVSMISHSIRRRVVSKNGHNNVKIDQVDGWAFLYLQDLWTTVIDMKWRYKLTLFTATFVMTWFLFGILWYAIAFVHGDLELLHPPANHTPCVVNIETLTGAFLFSLESQTTIGYGFRCITEECPFAIILLITQLVITTLAEIFVTGTFLAKIARPKKRSETIRFSYHAAVAIRDNKLCLMLRVANMRKSLLLQCQLTGKFLHNHITEEGEIIKLRQEHVDFQVDTGSVSPFLIFPLTFYHSIDEKSPLNRYTSANLRNKDFELVVILNATVESTGAACQIRTSYVPEEILWGYEFMPLMSLSPDGKYLVDFSFFDKLRKSSNPYFASNVLGYGDIDKLKLEEQYREDEQNNLISRIQTVHSNV from the coding sequence ATGGAGAACTCCGAGAACGTTAGCATGATTTCCCACAGCATAAGACGACGCGTCGTGTCGAAGAATGGCCACAACAACGTGAAGATTGACCAAGTAGACGGCTGGGCCTTCCTCTACCTCCAAGATCTCTGGACCACCGTCATCGACATGAAATGGCGCTACAAACTAACCCTCTTCACCGCCACGTTTGTGATGACCTGGTTTCTTTTTGGGATCCTGTGGTACGCCATTGCGTTCGTTCACGGGGACTTGGAGTTACTCCACCCACCGGCCAACCACACGCCGTGCGTCGTCAACATCGAGACCTTAACGGGAGCGTTCCTGTTTTCCCTCGAGTCCCAGACGACCATCGGCTACGGCTTCCGCTGCATTACGGAGGAGTGCCCGTTCGCCATCATCCTGCTGATCACTCAGCTGGTCATCACCACGCTGGCGGAGATCTTCGTCACGGGCACCTTCCTGGCCAAGATCGCCAGGCCGAAAAAGCGCTCGGAGACCATCAGGTTCAGCTACCACGCCGCCGTCGCCATACGGGACAACAAGCTGTGCCTCATGCTGCGTGTGGCCAACATGAGGAAGAGCCTTCTCCTCCAGTGCCAGCTCACTGGGAAATTCCTACACAACCACATCACAGAGGAAGGGGAGATCATTAAACTCAGGCAGGAACACGTGGACTTTCAAGTGGACACCGGCTCCGTGAGTCCATTCCTCATTTTCCCCTTGACTTTTTATCACAGCATTGACGAGAAAAGCCCCCTGAACAGGTATACATCAGCTAATCTGAGGAATAAGGACTTTGAGTTGGTCGTCATCTTAAATGCTACGGTGGAGTCCACTGGTGCCGCTTGCCAGATCAGAACCTCTTACGTGCCCGAGGAGATACTCTGGGGCTACGAGTTCATGCCTCTCATGTCACTGTCACCTGATGGGAAATACCTGGTGGACTTCAGTTTCTTCGATAAGCTCAGGAAGAGCTCCAATCCTTACTTTGCCTCCAATGTCCTTGGGTACGGGGACATTGACAAGCTAAAGCTTGAAGAGCAGTACCGAGAGGATGAACAGAACAACCTGATCAGTCGAATCCAAACAGTTCATAGCAATGTCTAA